The following nucleotide sequence is from Rhizoctonia solani chromosome 15, complete sequence.
CTATACGATATCATATGACTAAACACTTCCATATTTTGATTAGAGGGAAATCCGCCTTCATGCGCTGCATACATGTACTGGTCCTCTAACTGTGGTGCGATCGGCTCGGGGCATGCCAAGTCGTGCTCAAATGGCGGAGAAAGAGTATTTGGATCTAGGTACGAACTCTCCATAAATCAGTTGTATAAGCTCATTGACAGTATTTTGACGTAGCTGTGTAACCCATTTCCATAAAGGGAGTGCGGGCTGTGGGTTCCTTGGGTGCAAGTCACTCTGTAAGAAAACTAGAATAAAAACGTCGATACCTCAGCTAATTCAATCTTCAGGCTACAACTACAACTTGGACAACTGCGACTGTAGCGCTCTGAAATACACGGTACGTCCGGTGTAAATGACGTTACTACTTGCTCCTGAATGTCATTCCTTTCAGATTGAGCGAGATACCGAGTATACAGATACACCTTACTCCACTACAAATGAGGTTGGTGTTGCAGCATGCCGAAGCAAGTGTGGTGGCACAACCGGATGTGttgggtatatgcgccctAGTCACTTATTCGAGACCTTTGGCTAACATTTTTGAAAGATACTCTGTGTCACCAGGAAGCTCCGACACCACTCTTTCATGCAAAGTTTACAAGACGATGTCAAACAAAAAGTCCAACGGCAAATACACATCGTTTAGACTGGAAGGATGTAAGTTTGGTTCCTCCTTACACTTCTTCAACTAAATATTGTCATTAGCCCCGGTCGGTGGTCAGCAATGCTCAGTCCCGGAGCCGGGATATTCAGTGTGGCCGACTTCAGTTATGGAAGAGGACCAAAAGAAAGGGGAAGTGTTCAGTGAAGCATATCGCACGACCGACTCTAGCCTGGTGAAACGTGCTAACCCATCACGAGTGGACCGTCGCAGCGATCTAAAATTCGCGACGACCATCAAGAGCCAGAAGTGTGGTCTCTGTGCTCCGTTTTCCTTTACCACCACTGTGGAGGTGAGTTTCGCTGATTTCCAAAATGTCTCCCTTTTTGTTGACACGGAATTATTCCAGGGTACTCTCAAGATGAAAAAGGGCGGATATACTGACAACGATGATTTGTCCCCAGTCTGGTTGGGAATGTGTAAAGGCGGGCAAAAATGCGGTAGTGGAGGAAAGCACGTCTGGCTCCTGGACAAGCTCGGGAGCTCTTATATCAAGCGCGAGGTTTGCGTCCCCATGTCGACAATTTCGAATCCCAAGTGCGATGTAAGTTTTTTGGGACTTATGGCTCGACAAATACTTATATACTCTTCCGTAATTAGGCTTCATGCACAGGCTTTTTGCCGTACGTCAGTGGACGCAAAAAATTCGACTTTAACGGCTTGCCTGAAAAGAAGGATATCCGGAACAGAATCGAGCAGGTCAAAGAATGGATCGCCGTGAGTACCTGATTACCTCCAGATTCGTTTATCCAACCACTCACGCCTTTCCCACCAGAAAACTGGCCCGGTAATGGCAAGCATGTGCACAAACACTACGGCCTGGCAAACTACGCTACCAGCCTAAAGTCCACAGGCCCAGATACTGTATTCTATGATAAAGACAAGCAATGGGGCGACTCGACGTGTGGAAAGTGCGACCACGCTGGTAAGTTTATTTTGTTCCGCCCCGGACTGAGCTAACCTTGCGCGATATCAGTAACCGTGGTCGGATACTTTGAATATGAGCGAGCCGGAAAACAATGTAAGACATAATACGCTTTTCCTCCGATACACCAGCTAACCACAAAAATTCAACCAACTCTTAGCTCTTGCGTGGATCATTCATAACAGCTACGGCGTTCGGTAAGCACTCTTCCAACTCACATATATATCCCGAGCCCGACAACTTATCGTGCATTCTAGTACGGAAAACGAGGGTATCAGTTTATCGAAGAGGGCAGTGCGGGCATGCGTAAATCAGATTGGTGGGGGGTCAAAGTGGACGAGGGACGGGTGCATGATGAATTTTAAGTTCGAATTATGTAGATTAAATTGTCATTTTGGGGGAAATTTTATGCTTTATACGAATCATGTCTTGTCGCTGGCTGGCTGGGGGGCGAATCAAAGGCACGAGGGCTATATGCATGTTTTGACTAGGGGCAAGTTGTCATTCGTACGCGAGGAACACACCGGTAGCTCGATGAGACAATCGGCTCGCAGAACACAAACAACTCGATCATGGATACTTTTGACCGGCCGGTAGCATACCACTCTCGCATATGCATACAAACTCCAAAAGCTCGTGCAGTGCAGTGCAGTAAGTTACAAGGATAGACGCCAAGTCAGGTCATGTCATTCGGTCATAACTATCCGCCTTGGAACCGATGTTTCGCTCTTGAGCATCACCTAGTAGAACTTGCTTACTTTCTTGAATATGCCCATTACTTCCATATTGCCCTGCTCCTGCGTGCTCTGATCCTTGTAACACAGCTTGCCACTGGTGATTATATGCCAGGGCAATATTACCACACGCATATACTACGACATACGTATCGCTGCATATAGCCAAGCTAAACATTCAAAGGCTGTACTCGAGCAGCCCCCTGACACATACCATACCCAGGGACACCTCAAATGTCAACTTTCACACGCCCAACAGTCACAGCATCAACCAATCTCGCATTACCACTAGCCAACACAACTGCGAAAACAAGGATATGAAAAAAAGAGTAAAAATGGAATACAACACGACGACGACAAGGGGAAAAGAAAGAGAAAGCTACACAATCAAATCCAATGATTATTTTGTTTTCATTCCTTCCCTCCCCCTACAACTCAACCAACGAGCGTGGACAACGGGGACGAGATGGGAGGAGCGGGGAGGGAGAGGGGAAGGGGGCATAAAAGAACTCGAGGACCTAGTTGCCCTTGGCCTTTTGCGCCATCAAGTTCAACGCGCTCCCAGCCTTGAACCACTCAATCTGTCCCTGGTTGAACGAGTGGGCCAACGGAATCTTGTCCTTGCTCCCGTCTTCGTGGCGCGCGACAAGGGTCAGTTCTTGCCGGCGCAAACGACTCGAGGCCCTCAATGTCGACTCGGTCCGTGGGCTGGATCTTGTCATAGTCGGCCGGGTCGACAAAGGTGAGCGCGAGCATGCCTTGCTTCTTCAAGTTGGTCTCGTGGATACGGGCAAACGAGCGCACGATGATGGCGAGGCCGCCGAGGTAGCGGGGTTCGAGAGCGGCGTGCTCACGAGAGGAACCTTCACCATAGTTGTGATCGCCTGTCGGTCGGAAACGGTATCAGTAAGAGACGATGCGAGATGAAGGGAGCACAGCAGCTGCGTACCAATGACAACCCACTTGACGCCCTTGTCACGGTACTCGGCCGCAACCTGGGGAACACCACCCCACTTGCCGGTATCCAAGTTCTGAACCTTGTTCGCCTCGCCATTGGCAGAGTTGATCGCGCcaatcaagcaattttcTGCACATCCAGTCAGCGGCTATTTTCTCTCAACGGTCATAGCAGCCACTCACGCGAAATGTTCTGCAAGTGTCCACGGTACTTCAACCACGGTCCACCAGCCGAGATGTGGTCGGTAGTGCATTTGCCCTGGACCTTGATCAAAACTGGCAAGTTCTTGGGCGCCTTGCCGTCCCATGGCTGGAAGGGCTTCAAGAGCTGGAGACGGTCAGACTTGGGGTCGACGGCGACGTTGACGCTGCAAAGATCACATTAGTCACATTGATCAACACAATTTAGCTTGGATTATTAAATCGAGAGTTGGATTGCCGAACCGAGCCGCGCGGGGTCGGTCGAGGGGCCATCGAACCGGGAATGATGATGCAAGACATCGAACTCGGATGAAATGGGCCATCATCGAGCCAGGAACGATGAACCGAGCCGAGGACCAAGATGCAAATCCAATCGGCTGGACCGGATTGGCGATCATCGTGTCGATGATCGCCATGACACATCACCCCATCCCAACCCACTCCAAACAAAAAAAGTAATAATAAAAGACCCACCTAGCCCTGTCCTCGGGCGGTGCCTGGAAGGTGTCTTCACCCGGGTCGTACCCCCTAGGTGGAAGTTCATTTCCACTCGGGTCGGAGAACTTGAACTTTTTGCCATCGGATCCAGTCAACTCGTCCTTCAAGGGGTTaaaggtcaagtcgccggCAAAGGCCAAGGCGGTGACAATGTCGGGAGAAGCGACGAATGCGTGGGTGGCAGGGTTGGCATCGTTACGACCGGTAAAGTTACGGTTGTAGGATGTGATGACTGGGTAATGTTAAATTAGACGAGAGCTAGGAATGCAAAGGATAGGGACCTACTCGAGTTGACGTCTCCCTTCTTTACGTCCTTGCGATCCCATTGACCGATGCAAGGTCCGCAAGCATTGGCCAACACAACACCTCCAACCTTTTCAAATGCCTCGATCTGACCGTCGCGGGCAATGGTGGCACGGACCTGCTCCGATCCAGGAGTGATCGTGAACTTGCTCTTGGTGGACAGACCGTGGGAAGAGGCTTCGTTGGCAATGGCAGCGGAACGAGACATGTCCTCGTAGGACGAGTTAGTGCAAGATCCAATCAACGCGACCTTGAGCTCCTGAGGCCAGTTGTTCTTCTTGACCGCCTCGGCAAACTTGGAGATGGGAGTGGCCAAGTCGGGGGTGAACGGACCGTTGATGTGAGGCTCGAGCTCGGACAGGTTGATCTCGATCTGCTGGTCGTATTCGGCGCCTTTGTCGGGCTGGAGATTGTGCTGGAAGGACTTGGCGTACGAGGCAATCTCGCCACGCTTAGTTGCGCGGAGATAGTCGCCCATGCGTTCGTTGTAAGGGAAGAGAGAGGTAGTTGCACCGATTTCGGCACCCATGTTGCAAATAGTGGCCATGCCTGTGCAGGACAAGGACTCGACACCTGGACCGGTGTATTCGACAATGGCACCAGTTCCACCCTTGACGGTGAGGATACCGGCGACCTTGAGAATGACGTCTGTGGGATAATCAGTAGCTGATTGATGCTGGAATGGCAGATTACTAACCCTTGGGAGTAGTCCATCCGCCAATCTTGCCAGTCAAGTTGACGCCAATGACCTTGGGGCACTTGAGTTCCCAGGGAATGTTGGCCATGACATCGACGGCATCGGCACCACCGACACCGCACGCGATCATACCGAGACCACCCGCGTTGGGGGTGTGCGAGTCGGTACCGATCATAAGACCACCGGGGAAGGCATAGTTCTCGAGGATGATCTGGTGGATGATACCAGAGCCTGGTTTCCAGAACCCAATGCCGTACTGTGAGGTAAATGCGTGAGATATATGTATAATATCTGATTCAAGCAACCCACCTTGGCGGTAGCAGTGGCCAAAAAGTCATAGACCTCCTTGTTGATGTCGATGGCACGTGCAAGATCCTTTGCGCCTCCGACCTGAGCCTCGATAAGATGGTCGCAGTGGACGGTGGTGGGGACGGCAGTAGTGGGCATTCCGGCGGACATGAATTGCAAAAGGGCCATCTGGGCAGTGGCATCCTGGCACGCAACACGGTCCGGCCGCAGCTTCAGGTAGCTCACTCCGCGCGTAATGTCCTGGTTCGCGGGATCGTCCAAGTGGCCGTAGAGGATCTTCTCGGACAGCGTCAATGGCCGGTTCAGTCTGGGCACACTGTCAGCACAAGTCACATGCAAGAcagggtatatgcgcaccTCTGGCGGACAACAGCCAAGGTATCCTCAATGCGCTGGTAGTTGATGTAGTTGTTCGGCTCGAGCGGGGACATCGAGACCTTCTTGTCGCCGATGCGTGGGGCCGCAGTGGCCATGCCACGCGCAAAGACTCGGGCCTTGGTGCGGAGCGAGAACATGATTGCGTTAGTCGTGGTCAACTGGGGAGAAACCACTCCGGCTTTATCTATCTCTCACCCCGTGAGACCCGCCAATCACACGGCCCCCTTTGCCAGCCTAAAAATTGCACATATTCCGCGGATCTGGCCTGCAGACCTCCTTTTCGGATCGACCCGGAAGCCGGGTACCGGTCTCCAGACCAGGTGGCGGTGCCTCCCCGCGTCTTTGCTTGAGTTCTGTCCACACGCTACGTCGGATTGCGTCCGACGTGGGTTTGGGCTCCCAGGCGAGTGTGATATTCTAGGCATGTATGTCTGCATGCCACAGGGAGCTCTGCATAGTTTGATTTCCTGCCCTCGTCTGCTTTGTGAATCCTCGGCATGCTATTGGTTCGTCATTCCGGCTCGGGTCAAATACGGTAATATCCGTATTCGTAATACCAATCAGGCTCGTCTCGGAGCACGCATCGTCCCCCCTAATGACGCTTTAGGTAACCTCGGGTCGCGCAACTGCGCGTGTTTTCGAATATTCTTATTTGTCTCGGCTGTAGTTTCTTGCCTGCGTGTTCTTGGGTGGCGTTGACTCGCGTGTCAATATTTTAGTTCCGTATTTTCCTGCAGAGTAATTATATCTGGTTATCTTGAATATTAAAAGTACGCCATAGGACAGACACTCAAAGTGACAAAGTATATGAGCCACCTGTCCTCCACTTTCACGTGCACGTCGCCCCCGTTTATCAGTCGGAATTCAAGTACGCTCACTCTGTCTTTTCCATCTAAATTCACCAATATTTCAAAATATGAACTGGAAGCCTATAGAATCAAATACAAGGCACCTTTCCCATCAAGTAATACTTATCAGCTTAATGAGATAGCGCATAATCGTCTCGCGCAAGCATTCGCACTCGCTGCCTCTAAAAACACTTCAATATCGGCAAGTTATGAGTTAACTATTCATACCCAAGCCCAACATCAATTGAATAATTCTGGAATTGGACACTTTTAATCAAACTTCCAAGGAAAAGGGAGGGGACCAAACACAGCCATTATATGCATGTGCATATGTATACCATTCATTCCAAGTACTAGTAAGTACATATTTCCTTAACCACACACTTCCCCCGCTTCAAACTTGCACATCATTGTAAACCAAAGTCAGCCCCAGCCCACATCGTGAACACCGGTACGGCTAGCAACACACCGGCATCTCAGGGGCCCTGACCACCTTGAAGTGGGTGCGCCCAACCCCACAGGGCAGAGGCCTCCTACATTGGGGAGCGCGCCTCCTTCATGGTATCCATACATTCACAGAGGGGAGCCTAAACACCCAAGTCCATAGAGATGACGCTCAGCTCAAGTCTGAGTTCAAGCCCGAGTTTGAATCTTTGCCAGTGAACCCAAGTCTAGCGCTGCTTTTGTTCAGTCTGGCGTGGTGAGTGGGAGGTCAGTCAAAGGGAGACGGAGGCCACTTGGCATGCTGGTATACGCAACGGGTAAGGTGAAGTAGGCACACATGTGTTTATTGAATTGTATTTATCTTGGCAGCCTGCAATAAGGCTAGTAAGAGAATCGACCAGGGATCAAGTAAGCAAAATCCTGTGCGCAGTTCAAATGCAGCTTACTGCCGATGCGCAACTGGACCTGACTTTCTCGTATAATAAAAGAAATAAGAGACTTGGTCTCATCGCATTACAATGCATAAAAATTGGACAAGTTTTGGACCACGTTCCCTGAGTTTGAGAGCCGGAGAGGCATTTGGCCTGCAAGATTGTTTATCAATGTGACACTATACCTTGTCCAAGCTATCTAGGATAAAATATAGAGCCCTGTAGCTATACAACTTTTGATGCACATAAACACACATTATAGTGCCTTTTATGGTAGGTTAATCCGGAACTTTAGCCAAAATGAGTGTGTATACACGCCCTATTCTATGTATATTCACAATTATATGATGAAACCTATTGATGCAGCAGTATAGAATAGTGACGATCATTCTTAGATACTACCTTTATGTATCACAGGTCCAGTAGAGTTGGGCTAGAAATACACAAACCAGGCTGATGACATAATAAAACTTTTATGATAGTACCATTGTGTGGCTCTCCCTTCACCTCGACCACGATCAACTATGGATAATCCAGAGTTGCTTGATTTTCCAGCGACCGTTTCGGGCCTTCATAGTCTTCCAAATGAGCTCTTGACTCATATATTGATTATGGTCTGCAATTCTCAACAATGCGTTCTTGGTCAAAAGCAAACGCATCCACTATATCCAACGACTCTTACACATGTTTGCTCGCTTTGGAGACAGATAATCATTAATATACCTTTGCTGTGGTCACATATCGATCTTACCGTACATCCAAACGGACTTGGTGATACACTTGGCGTCGCCCGTGCATCTCTATCCCTAGATCGAGCAAATCAGACACCATTAGACGTTCATATTTCGGAAAGATCACTAACACAGCGCTCCCAATCCATACATTTTGTTAATCTACACATACTAGAGGACTGCTTAGCACATGCTCAAACTTTGGTTTATAAAGAGTTCTCGCGCTTTGAGAGTGTAGCTAGAGTATTATATCGGTGCCTTAGCAGTGCCGCACCAGGAAAGCTAAAAGAGCTTACCATTCTATTAGAACGAGGAAGAGCTTTGAAGTACTTTGATGAAAAAAAATTTGCAGAAGAATGTTTATCTATGAGCCCCCACGCAGCCCCACAAGCTTGCCTCGATGATCTTTTGCTCTCCATAACTGCCCTGCGATTATCTGATTACTTTCTCCCCTGGACAAGCTTCGCCTACCATGGCCTCGTAGAACTCTGTCTGCATATCAGGGAAGACAACTTTTACCAAACCGCTTCCATTTCCTACTATGAGTTACTGCACGTACTCTCTTCTAGTCCGAGGCTCAGAGTTCTTGATCTGGAGCTCGAGTCAGGAACGCACTAGGTGCCGATACCGATATTACGCCTGCGCGCTTGAACTACTTGGAGGTGATTCGAATCGGAGGCATAGCAAACAGTTGTCTTGATGTTTTGCTAAAATTATTTGTGCCCGGTTTAATGCCGTTGAGTATATCATGTAGTGGGTTCACCGATACTAGTCGCAAGCAGAGTATTTTCCACAATACTAGTATTGCCGATTTTCTTGCTAGGTTAATCGTCAAGAATATATGGCTCTCGTGGACCAGCTACTCAGTTATACGCGAATTTCTCTCATTGGTACCCAATGTCCAAGAACTCGCACTAGATCACTTTATCCTTTGTGAGACAGCCGACCAGCTTGTTGTATGAACCGGA
It contains:
- a CDS encoding aconitate hydratase, which codes for MFSLRTKARVFARGMATAAPRIGDKKVSMSPLEPNNYINYQRIEDTLAVVRQRLNRPLTLSEKILYGHLDDPANQDITRGVSYLKLRPDRVACQDATAQMALLQFMSAGMPTTAVPTTVHCDHLIEAQVGGAKDLARAIDINKEVYDFLATATAKYGIGFWKPGSGIIHQIILENYAFPGGLMIGTDSHTPNAGGLGMIACGVGGADAVDVMANIPWELKCPKVIGVNLTGKIGGWTTPKDVILKVAGILTVKGGTGAIVEYTGPGVESLSCTGMATICNMGAEIGATTSLFPYNERMGDYLRATKRGEIASYAKSFQHNLQPDKGAEYDQQIEINLSELEPHINGPFTPDLATPISKFAEAVKKNNWPQELKVALIGSCTNSSYEDMSRSAAIANEASSHGLSTKSKFTITPGSEQVRATIARDGQIEAFEKVGGVVLANACGPCIGQWDRKDVKKGDVNSIITSYNRNFTGRNDANPATHAFVASPDIVTALAFAGDLTFNPLKDELTGSDGKKFKFSDPSGNELPPRGYDPGEDTFQAPPEDRASVNVAVDPKSDRLQLLKPFQPWDGKAPKNLPVLIKVQGKCTTDHISAGGPWLKYRGHLQNISQNCLIGAINSANGEANKVQNLDTGKWGGVPQVAAEYRDKGVKWVVIGDHNYGEGSSREHAALEPRYLGGLAIIVRSFARIHETNLKKQGMLALTFVDPADYDKIQPTDRVDIEGLESFAPARTDPCRAPRRREQGQDSVGPLVQPGTD